TTTCAATGGAAACGAGGTTGGATTTGCCGTTTCCTTTGCCTCAAAATCGATGTATTTACCTTTATATACTCCGTTATAGTCAGTGGTCGAAGCTTGTTTGAAATATGCTTCCTTAATGACAGCAGCACTTCTTTTAGGATAATCCACTTGAACAATTTGAACAGGTGTAGGTTTTTTATGAATAACAGCAATATTTCTTTCTCGGTAATACTCATTTGTTTCGTTCAAATCATCTTCAAGAGTCATGCCTCTATTACTATAGGAATGATTATTTTGTTTCTTAACTTTGGTCTCAGTTTCGGTTCCTTTTGGAATATACCTTTTTCCGTTTGGATAATTAAAATTCATGATAAGCACCTCTCAAGCTATTACTTATCATATCAAATCTCCGTTGTTATGGGGTGTATAAAATTTTCTGGTAAACACACGCTAATAAAAATAATGTACCTTGACTCTGGGGAAAAAGCATGATTCTTTTTTCATAAATCATCCATTCTCAGAACCTATCTTTTTGAAAGTAGAAGGTGAATATGAATCATCTTACAATACATGAGATTGAGACCATCAGTCAAATTAAAGCTGATACGATTAAAAAGAATCTTGATAATATATCAAGGACTGATACGTATTTCGCTTATTACAAAAAAAATCCCGATATTATTTGGTCATTTCTAGCCAGCATGGTATCAAGAAATGGCGGATATAATATGTGTGATTTGGAGGGACATGTCTTTCAAGAAATGTTAGATCCTAAAACTAGAAAAGAATTATTTCTTACCTTTGAACGCGCCAATTGGTTGATTTTTCACGACGTCTACCCTCAATTACTGGTCTATCACTATTCGACGAAAATAAAGCGTCCAATGTTTCATTTGCTTCCATACTTTAAATGTTCTGAATTCATCCAAAAAGAGTGGGAGAGGTATTGGAGAGAAGGAGACCGGGAAAGACTTACAACCGCATTGATAATCAATGAGCAAAATGTTATTCATAATCCTGTTATCCAGCATCCAGTATATAAAAAGAGAGTTTTCCAGTCATGGATTTTTAATATTCAAGATTGGCTTCATTTCAGCTGTGTCCTATTTCCGACATGTGGCGGAGAATTATATGGTGCAAGTGTAAATGGCTTTAAGTCACTCTCTAAACGAATTAATCTCGGAAAGAGGCTTGCAAGAATTTTAACCCAACCACGTCTATTCCCGTTATTTTTCGAATTTGCCGATAAAACGCCGCATACTGGGTCTCGCTATGATTACGAACAATATTTTAAGACCAAAACAAAACGAAGGACACCCATATTAAGAGCAACCTTTCCGATCATTGAGCACAATCATTATGACTATGAGGATTGGAGCAAACATAAGGTGATTTCCCCTTCATGGCTTCATTTTCCTGCAAGACATCGCCATCCCATTCACTTAACGGATTGGTACTTTGAAAAATCAAATCAGCTTGATTTAATGCTAGCGTTACATAGAGCGGCACATGTAAAGAAAATATAAAAGCAAGGCGAATGCCTTGCTTTGTTTACTTCTAATTTTATTCTGCAGGACGATTTGGTCCTTCGAGTTTTTTATCGCCGTAGCCAACTTTATTTTCAACTTGTGTTGCTCCGGATTTTTTGTTTTGTTTCTTTTTTGACATTATCAACACCTCCAATTTTAGCTTGTTCGATTTTTCCTTTTTTCATGCGAAAAGAGGCAGTGTCGAAATGGAAGGTAATAATTGCTAAATTGGCACTTTCTTTGCCGAATCTCTTCTAGTTTTGTCAGTGGGGGAGGAAGCCCTAAAAAGAAAGCGAATAATACCTAGTATATAATCGCGAGGAGGTTCTTAATTTGATGAATTCGTCATTGCCGGAAAAGGAAAAGCTGCTTTCTATGCTGACAGAGATACATGATCAATTAGAAGAATTGGAGATAGTTTTGGAAGCATCTTTCTCAGACCTTCGCATTCAAATGAATAATGAAGAGCTAAATAAATTATCCGCACCTGTTCAAAGGCTCTCTAAGCTTGAAGAAAAAATAGATAAAATAAATTCAACAACAAATGAGACAAATGCTGAACAAAACAATTCAGTTACAAAAGCACTAAAACTTGAAATGGGCTTTTGGTTACCGATAGAATATGAATAAGATAAAATTGAGTAGCTTTATTAAAAGCTGCTTTTTATTTTGTAGTGTAATGGAGAAAGGAATAAGGGAAATGTCAAAAGAAATACTGGATTTAACCAAAAAGCTGCTAAACTATAACCGTTTAT
This genomic stretch from Neobacillus niacini harbors:
- the recU gene encoding Holliday junction resolvase RecU, yielding MNFNYPNGKRYIPKGTETETKVKKQNNHSYSNRGMTLEDDLNETNEYYRERNIAVIHKKPTPVQIVQVDYPKRSAAVIKEAYFKQASTTDYNGVYKGKYIDFEAKETANPTSFPLKNFHQHQIDHMQEVVSQGGICFVILRFSKQEQVFFMQAKHLLSFWDRMKNGGRKSITKEEIEQIGILIPLGFQPRIDYIKIIDKLFHF
- a CDS encoding DUF2515 family protein translates to MNHLTIHEIETISQIKADTIKKNLDNISRTDTYFAYYKKNPDIIWSFLASMVSRNGGYNMCDLEGHVFQEMLDPKTRKELFLTFERANWLIFHDVYPQLLVYHYSTKIKRPMFHLLPYFKCSEFIQKEWERYWREGDRERLTTALIINEQNVIHNPVIQHPVYKKRVFQSWIFNIQDWLHFSCVLFPTCGGELYGASVNGFKSLSKRINLGKRLARILTQPRLFPLFFEFADKTPHTGSRYDYEQYFKTKTKRRTPILRATFPIIEHNHYDYEDWSKHKVISPSWLHFPARHRHPIHLTDWYFEKSNQLDLMLALHRAAHVKKI